In Halobaculum sp. XH14, a single genomic region encodes these proteins:
- the pyrB gene encoding aspartate carbamoyltransferase, with the protein MRHDHLLSAGQLTREDIEAVLDRAAEMAADPAGVAERHADRLLALCFFEPSTRTKMSFDAAMKRLGGDTVDMGTVESSSVKKGESLADTVRVIEGYADGIVLRHPSEGAAKLAAEFVDVPVVNAGDGAGQHPSQTLLDLYTMRENAGLDDLTVGIMGDLKYGRTVHSLAEALTTFDARMHFVSPESLKLPRGVQFDLHEAGARLREHTDLAEVLPELDVLYVTRIQRERFPDENEYQKVAGQYQIDAETLDAARDDLTVMHPLPRVDEIAPDVDANEHATYFRQAHNGVPVRMALLDELLSGEGGEP; encoded by the coding sequence ATGCGACACGACCACCTCCTCTCGGCCGGCCAGCTCACCCGGGAGGACATCGAGGCGGTGCTGGATCGGGCCGCCGAGATGGCAGCCGACCCGGCGGGCGTCGCGGAGCGCCACGCCGACCGGCTGCTCGCGCTGTGTTTCTTCGAGCCGAGCACGCGCACCAAGATGTCCTTCGATGCGGCGATGAAGCGGCTCGGCGGCGACACCGTCGACATGGGCACCGTCGAGTCCTCCTCGGTGAAGAAGGGCGAGTCGCTCGCGGACACCGTCCGCGTCATCGAGGGGTACGCCGACGGCATCGTCCTCCGGCACCCGAGCGAGGGCGCCGCGAAGCTCGCCGCGGAGTTCGTCGACGTCCCGGTCGTCAACGCCGGCGACGGCGCGGGCCAGCACCCCAGCCAGACGCTGCTCGACCTCTACACGATGCGGGAGAACGCCGGGCTCGACGACCTCACGGTCGGCATCATGGGCGACCTGAAGTACGGCCGCACGGTCCACTCGCTCGCCGAGGCGCTGACGACCTTCGACGCCCGGATGCACTTCGTCAGCCCCGAGTCGCTGAAGCTCCCGCGCGGGGTCCAGTTCGACCTCCACGAGGCCGGCGCGCGCCTCCGCGAACACACCGACCTGGCGGAAGTCCTGCCCGAACTCGACGTGCTCTACGTCACGCGCATCCAGCGCGAGCGCTTCCCCGACGAGAACGAGTATCAGAAGGTCGCCGGCCAGTACCAGATCGACGCCGAGACCCTCGATGCGGCACGGGACGACCTGACGGTGATGCACCCGCTGCCGCGCGTCGACGAGATCGCGCCGGACGTCGACGCGAACGAGCACGCGACGTACTTCCGGCAGGCGCACAACGGCGTCCCGGTCCGGATGGCGCTGCTGGACGAACTGCTCTCCGGGGAGGGGGGTGAGCCATGA
- the pyrI gene encoding aspartate carbamoyltransferase regulatory subunit, with protein MSEHELRVSKIRDGTVIDHVTGGQALNVLAVLGIDGDEGLGVSIGMNVPSDTLGKKDIVKVEDRELSQGEVDIISLLAPEATVNIVREFEVVEKNRVERPERVVGLLRCPNHNCITNGEEPVESTFGVVEDGVRCEYCGEIIRSDIGDHLAVS; from the coding sequence ATGAGCGAACACGAGCTCCGCGTCTCGAAGATCCGTGACGGGACGGTCATCGACCACGTCACCGGCGGACAGGCGCTGAACGTGCTCGCGGTGCTCGGCATCGACGGCGACGAGGGGCTCGGCGTCTCCATCGGGATGAACGTCCCCTCGGACACGCTCGGGAAGAAGGACATCGTGAAGGTGGAGGACCGGGAGCTCTCACAGGGCGAGGTGGACATCATCTCGCTGCTCGCGCCGGAGGCGACCGTCAACATCGTCCGCGAGTTCGAGGTGGTCGAGAAGAACCGCGTCGAACGTCCCGAGCGCGTCGTCGGTCTCCTGCGCTGTCCGAACCACAACTGCATCACGAACGGCGAGGAGCCCGTCGAGTCGACGTTCGGGGTCGTCGAGGACGGCGTCCGCTGTGAGTACTGCGGCGAGATCATCCGCTCGGACATCGGCGATCACCTCGCGGTCAGCTGA
- a CDS encoding type II toxin-antitoxin system PemK/MazF family toxin, with protein MVVHRGDVVIVALDPTEGSEQRGTRPCLVVQNDVGNENAPTTIVVPFTTSFGDELYPFEVLMTADECPLRQDSVALCSQIRTVSITHRVSETIGSVPDERMEEVDTALEYSLGLRDV; from the coding sequence ATGGTTGTCCACCGGGGAGACGTCGTGATCGTCGCGCTCGATCCGACGGAGGGATCCGAACAACGAGGCACCCGTCCGTGTCTCGTCGTGCAAAACGACGTCGGGAACGAGAACGCGCCAACGACGATCGTGGTTCCGTTCACGACGTCGTTCGGCGACGAACTGTACCCCTTCGAAGTGTTAATGACCGCCGACGAGTGTCCGCTGCGGCAGGATTCGGTTGCACTGTGCAGCCAGATTCGGACGGTGTCGATCACGCACCGCGTCTCGGAGACGATCGGATCCGTTCCCGACGAGCGGATGGAGGAGGTCGACACCGCACTCGAGTACAGTCTCGGCCTACGCGACGTGTGA
- a CDS encoding AbrB/MazE/SpoVT family DNA-binding domain-containing protein translates to MSGVEKRKVGERGQVTLPKELRDRLDIHGGDDVVVREQDGRIIIDKPVTPADLAEGYRQTATRARELDEEMRWASREANEYLGEAPDW, encoded by the coding sequence ATGTCCGGTGTCGAGAAGCGGAAGGTGGGTGAACGTGGCCAAGTAACGCTCCCCAAGGAGCTTCGGGACAGGCTGGACATCCACGGCGGTGATGACGTCGTGGTCCGGGAGCAAGACGGGCGAATCATCATCGACAAGCCAGTCACGCCAGCAGATCTCGCGGAGGGATATCGGCAGACTGCGACGCGGGCACGCGAACTCGACGAGGAAATGCGCTGGGCCTCACGCGAAGCGAACGAGTATCTGGGCGAGGCTCCCGACTGGTAG
- the thiC gene encoding phosphomethylpyrimidine synthase ThiC has protein sequence MATQLERAREGEVTPAMERVAERERRDPEFVREQVADGRAVIPTNHEHEGGDPMVIGEAFATKVNANIGNSEDTSGPDEELRKLHAAVHYGADTVMDLSTGANLDRIREANLAHSPVPVGTVPIYEAVKRAGSAAELTHDLLRDVIEKQAEQGVDYMTIHAGVLREHLPLTDGRTTGIVSRGGSILARWIEEHGEQNPLYVDFPDLCGVFREYDVTVSLGDGLRPGSLADASDEAQFAELDTLGELTRTARERGVQVMVEGPGHVPLDEIAENVERQREVCDGAPFYVLGPLVTDVAPGYDHITSAIGATEAARAGAAMLCYVTPKEHLGLPEREDVRDGLAAYRIAAHAADVANGLPGARDWDDALSEARYAFDWRRQFDLALDPERARSFHDRTLPGDNYKEARFCSMCGVEFCSMRIDQDAREAGDGMSDLDEGTDLGTSRAASVNLPPVGTHDTAGLPNWPTNLAGSDRTATLGDDD, from the coding sequence ATGGCCACACAGCTCGAACGCGCCAGGGAAGGCGAGGTGACGCCGGCGATGGAACGCGTGGCGGAGCGCGAACGACGCGACCCCGAGTTCGTCCGCGAGCAGGTCGCTGACGGTCGGGCCGTGATTCCGACCAACCACGAACACGAGGGGGGAGATCCGATGGTCATCGGCGAGGCGTTCGCCACGAAGGTCAACGCCAACATCGGCAACAGCGAGGACACCAGCGGGCCCGACGAGGAACTCCGGAAGCTCCACGCGGCGGTCCACTACGGCGCCGACACCGTGATGGACCTCTCGACCGGCGCGAACCTCGACCGCATCCGCGAGGCGAACCTCGCCCACTCGCCCGTCCCGGTGGGGACGGTCCCCATCTACGAGGCGGTCAAGCGCGCCGGATCGGCCGCCGAACTCACCCACGACCTGCTCCGGGACGTGATCGAGAAGCAGGCCGAACAGGGCGTCGATTACATGACGATCCACGCGGGCGTCCTGAGGGAACACCTCCCGCTGACCGACGGCCGGACGACGGGAATCGTCTCGCGGGGCGGTTCCATCCTCGCCCGCTGGATTGAGGAACACGGCGAGCAGAACCCGCTGTACGTCGACTTTCCGGACCTCTGTGGGGTCTTCAGGGAGTACGACGTGACCGTCAGCCTCGGCGACGGCCTGCGACCGGGCAGTCTCGCGGACGCCTCCGACGAGGCGCAGTTCGCCGAACTCGACACCCTGGGGGAACTGACGCGGACGGCACGGGAGCGCGGCGTGCAGGTCATGGTCGAGGGGCCGGGCCACGTCCCGCTGGACGAGATCGCCGAGAACGTGGAGCGCCAGCGCGAGGTGTGTGACGGCGCGCCGTTCTACGTGCTCGGCCCGCTCGTCACCGACGTCGCGCCCGGCTACGACCACATTACCTCGGCCATCGGCGCGACCGAAGCCGCCCGGGCCGGTGCCGCGATGCTCTGTTACGTGACGCCAAAGGAGCACCTCGGACTGCCCGAACGCGAGGACGTCCGCGACGGGCTGGCGGCCTACCGCATCGCCGCCCACGCCGCCGACGTGGCGAACGGGCTCCCCGGCGCACGCGACTGGGACGACGCGCTCTCGGAAGCGAGATACGCCTTCGACTGGCGGCGGCAGTTCGACCTCGCGCTCGACCCCGAGCGTGCCCGGTCGTTCCACGACCGGACGCTCCCGGGTGACAACTACAAGGAGGCCCGGTTCTGCTCGATGTGTGGCGTCGAGTTCTGCTCGATGCGGATCGACCAGGACGCGCGGGAGGCCGGCGACGGAATGTCTGATCTGGACGAGGGAACCGACCTCGGCACATCACGCGCCGCGAGCGTGAACCTGCCTCCCGTCGGCACGCACGACACGGCGGGCCTGCCGAACTGGCCCACGAACCTGGCAGGAAGCGACCGCACGGCGACCCTCGGTGACGACGACTGA